In one window of Chloroflexota bacterium DNA:
- a CDS encoding 6-phospho-beta-glucosidase has protein sequence MKLTIIGTAGVRTPLMLRGILRRQKKLNLTDLYLMDVDAEHLELIRMVCEPVLHQEEVSFHTIWTTDAHEAIEGADYVLTTFRVGGIRSRVADERIPLRYHVLGQETTGPGGFAMALRTIPVIFHYVKLMEELAPRSWLINFTNPSGLITEAIINHAGFQRVVGICDNPAAMQREIAKALQVSPQDLFLEYFGLNHLGWVKAAYVQGRDTLPELIAMLSQRGKAIAHLPFDPRFIAALGMIPNEYLYFYYHTEEAVQHILAAGKTRGEQIQELNEWLFAELKRLRDEGKEEQLQEAYISYLVKRGETYMATETGHKPFAREIVKSAVEEEGYEGVALGVMECLSGAQQGVSILNVPNRGAIAGMKEQDVVEVTCYLGKSVVRPIAIGSIPDHALGLMKQVKEYERLTIEAALSPSYQLALQALSLHPLVPSYETAKRILDDYIQAHADLFPPLH, from the coding sequence ATGAAACTCACAATCATTGGCACAGCGGGTGTGCGCACTCCGCTCATGCTACGGGGGATTTTGCGTCGCCAGAAAAAGCTGAATCTTACCGACCTGTATCTCATGGATGTCGATGCCGAGCACCTTGAATTGATCCGCATGGTCTGTGAGCCTGTACTGCACCAGGAAGAGGTTTCCTTCCACACGATATGGACGACAGATGCTCATGAGGCGATCGAGGGCGCTGATTATGTACTAACTACTTTTCGCGTAGGGGGCATCCGTTCCCGCGTGGCCGACGAAAGAATCCCTTTGCGTTACCATGTGCTCGGGCAAGAGACCACTGGTCCTGGTGGTTTTGCCATGGCTTTGCGCACTATCCCAGTTATTTTCCACTACGTGAAGCTAATGGAGGAATTGGCTCCCCGATCCTGGCTGATCAATTTCACCAATCCTTCTGGCTTAATCACCGAAGCAATCATCAACCATGCGGGATTCCAGAGAGTAGTTGGCATCTGCGATAATCCAGCTGCCATGCAGCGAGAAATAGCCAAGGCTCTGCAGGTATCACCGCAAGATCTTTTCTTAGAATATTTTGGACTCAACCACCTTGGCTGGGTCAAGGCTGCTTATGTTCAAGGGCGGGACACCTTGCCGGAACTCATCGCTATGCTGAGCCAAAGGGGCAAGGCTATTGCTCACTTGCCCTTTGACCCTCGTTTCATCGCCGCGTTGGGCATGATCCCCAACGAGTATTTATACTTCTATTACCACACTGAGGAGGCGGTCCAGCATATCTTGGCTGCTGGGAAAACGCGCGGAGAGCAAATCCAGGAGCTAAACGAATGGCTCTTTGCTGAGCTGAAGCGGCTTCGCGATGAGGGCAAAGAAGAACAATTGCAGGAAGCCTACATTTCGTATCTGGTGAAACGCGGTGAGACGTATATGGCCACAGAGACCGGCCACAAGCCATTTGCTAGGGAGATAGTGAAATCGGCGGTGGAAGAGGAAGGATATGAAGGAGTGGCCCTTGGCGTGATGGAGTGCCTGTCCGGTGCACAGCAGGGTGTTTCCATCCTGAACGTCCCGAACCGTGGTGCTATCGCTGGCATGAAGGAACAGGATGTCGTAGAAGTCACCTGCTATCTGGGCAAGTCCGTAGTGCGCCCCATCGCGATTGGCTCCATTCCCGACCATGCTCTAGGTCTGATGAAACAAGTAAAGGAGTACGAACGCCTCACTATTGAAGCTGCTCTCTCCCCTTCCTATCAATTAGCACTCCAGGCGTTGTCCTTGCACCCGCTGGTTCCTAGTTACGAAACTGCCAAGCGCATCTTGGACGATTATATTCAGGCGCATGCTGA